ATTTTTGTGTGGCGGTATCGATGGCTCTCGAGCATCGTGCGAATCGCGCCAATTCGGCCATCCATCATATCCGATGGCGCAATGATGTCAGCGCCTGCTTCAGCGTGCGCAGCGGCTTGTTTGACTAAAATTTCAATGGTTTCATCGTTGAGAATAACGCCGGTTTCATCGATCGTGCCATCCTGCCCATGGCTGGTGTAAGTATCCAGTGCAACATCGGTCATCACGCCTAATTCCGGAAAATTGCGTTTCAACTCACGCACGGCTCGCGGAATCAAGCCATCGGCCCGCGTTGCAGCTAAGCCATCAGGCGTTTTCAAAGACGGTTCAATCATTGGAAAAAGCGCCAGCACGGGTATGCGCAACTCGACGCATTGCTGCGCAACGGGTAGCAATAAATCAAGCGATAGCCGTTCAACCCCTGGCATTGACGGTACAGGTTGTCGCACTTGATGACCATCAACAATAAAAACCGGATAAATTAGATCATTAGTGGTCAAAACATGCTCCCGCAATAAGCGGCGAGAAAATTCGTCAGCACGCATCCGGCGTGAGCGATAAACAGGGTAAGTACTCATAAGATAAATTGGAAGATAAACTCTGAATTTTTTGGGGAAGTTGGTATATTATCGGAACCGAGCTTTATACTTTAATGCATAAGCTCCCCGCTTCTCCTCCCTGAGCGGG
The Mycoavidus cysteinexigens genome window above contains:
- the hemB gene encoding porphobilinogen synthase, whose product is MSTYPVYRSRRMRADEFSRRLLREHVLTTNDLIYPVFIVDGHQVRQPVPSMPGVERLSLDLLLPVAQQCVELRIPVLALFPMIEPSLKTPDGLAATRADGLIPRAVRELKRNFPELGVMTDVALDTYTSHGQDGTIDETGVILNDETIEILVKQAAAHAEAGADIIAPSDMMDGRIGAIRTMLESHRYRHTKIMAYAAKYASAFYGPFREAVGSALQLGQSNKMTYQMDPANSDEALREVAMDIAEGADMVMVKPGMPYLDIVRRVKDEFHFPTYAYQVSGEYAMLKAAAQNGWLQHDQVMLESLLAFKRAGADGVLTYFALDAAKCLRSIA